In a single window of the Candidatus Zixiibacteriota bacterium genome:
- a CDS encoding DUF4910 domain-containing protein: ILGANDGASGVAVLMELAPILSKKKPRYGVDLVFFDAEDLGSDDHPERWCVGSNYFSRNLGGYKAIFGILLDMVGDKNLQIYKEGYSNQYAKEVVDLVWTKAEKLSISNFKPEVKYNLVDDHISLIKAGIPCIDIIDFDYPYWHTLGDTPDKCSPESLEKVGKVLLKVLYD, from the coding sequence ATCTTAGGAGCAAATGACGGTGCCTCTGGAGTTGCAGTCCTTATGGAATTAGCCCCTATACTGTCTAAGAAAAAGCCCAGATATGGAGTTGACCTGGTCTTTTTTGATGCTGAGGATCTGGGCTCAGATGACCACCCGGAAAGGTGGTGCGTGGGTTCGAATTATTTCTCGCGGAATTTAGGAGGGTATAAGGCTATTTTTGGGATTTTGCTGGATATGGTTGGGGATAAAAATTTGCAGATTTACAAAGAAGGTTATTCCAACCAGTATGCCAAAGAAGTGGTTGACCTGGTCTGGACAAAAGCTGAGAAACTCTCGATTTCGAATTTCAAACCGGAAGTAAAATACAACTTAGTAGATGATCATATTTCCCTGATTAAAGCCGGCATTCCCTGCATTGACATTATCGACTTCGATTATCCCTACTGGCATACCTTAGGGGATACTCCTGACAAGTGCAGTCCGGAAAGCCTGGAAAAGGTGGGGAAAGTACTCCTTAAAGTCTTATATGACTGA